Proteins from a genomic interval of Microbacterium esteraromaticum:
- a CDS encoding RDD family protein — MTMLPFGEVAPIQRRVIAYILDALIAGVIPVVGAIIVVGMLTAAATSDDPTAGVLAATFVVMPIIGLAQLAWLIVYTLMQAGSGSIGMRAQGLRLASARDGEPIGFWRALLRNIVFALAGSIVVGYFSPLFDGSGRYQGWHDKAADAVMLNARAAVPEASLSTMAMPVPETGAPLPRPGAGFATPPMPPMPAPPLPTASVGQPIAPESFARPASSDAAAPGVPEETVVAPHRTEALPDDPLISFVPGVTQQPPAAPSAPPATAAPPVAPRPAAAPAPPALAAPATPPTPTAPASDSAPAPAPAPEQSVASAPEPASFHAEGDLDSTRISIPGHRLVFTWDDGQRATVSGRTLFGRNPEAESGAAVVAVRDETLSLSKTHFEAVAEPTGGWIMDRESTNGTTVVRDGVRIACPPGQRIPVRLGDAIEIGDRIVTIGGFA, encoded by the coding sequence ATGACGATGCTTCCCTTCGGCGAGGTCGCACCCATTCAGCGACGCGTCATCGCGTACATCCTCGACGCTCTGATCGCGGGTGTCATCCCGGTTGTGGGCGCGATCATCGTCGTCGGCATGCTGACTGCGGCGGCCACTTCAGACGACCCGACGGCAGGGGTGCTCGCGGCGACATTCGTCGTCATGCCGATCATCGGGCTGGCGCAGTTGGCCTGGCTCATCGTCTACACGCTGATGCAGGCGGGATCGGGGTCGATCGGCATGCGCGCCCAGGGGCTACGGCTCGCCTCGGCGCGGGACGGCGAACCGATCGGCTTCTGGCGCGCGCTGCTGCGCAACATCGTGTTCGCCCTGGCGGGCTCGATCGTGGTCGGGTACTTCTCGCCGCTGTTCGATGGTTCGGGGCGGTATCAGGGGTGGCACGACAAGGCGGCGGATGCCGTGATGCTGAACGCCCGCGCGGCGGTGCCGGAGGCGTCCCTGAGCACCATGGCGATGCCCGTTCCCGAGACCGGCGCCCCGCTGCCCCGGCCCGGTGCCGGGTTCGCGACCCCGCCGATGCCACCGATGCCCGCTCCGCCGCTGCCGACAGCCTCGGTCGGCCAGCCGATCGCGCCGGAGTCGTTCGCGCGTCCCGCGTCGTCGGATGCGGCAGCACCCGGCGTTCCGGAAGAGACCGTCGTTGCTCCGCACCGTACTGAGGCGTTGCCCGATGACCCGCTCATCTCATTCGTGCCCGGCGTGACACAGCAGCCGCCCGCGGCGCCCTCAGCACCGCCCGCGACCGCAGCACCCCCAGTAGCGCCGAGGCCCGCAGCGGCCCCAGCACCGCCGGCGCTCGCAGCCCCGGCCACTCCGCCGACCCCTACCGCGCCCGCTTCCGATTCCGCGCCCGCTCCCGCCCCGGCGCCCGAGCAGTCCGTGGCATCCGCTCCGGAGCCGGCGTCGTTCCACGCCGAGGGCGATCTCGACTCGACCCGTATCAGCATCCCCGGGCACCGGCTGGTGTTCACCTGGGATGACGGCCAGCGCGCGACGGTCTCGGGCCGCACGCTGTTCGGACGCAACCCCGAGGCCGAATCCGGCGCGGCGGTCGTCGCCGTGCGCGACGAGACGCTCTCGCTGTCGAAGACGCACTTCGAGGCCGTAGCCGAACCGACCGGCGGCTGGATCATGGACCGTGAATCGACCAACGGCACCACCGTCGTGCGCGACGGTGTGCGCATCGCATGCCCTCCCGGGCAGCGGATCCCGGTACGGCTCGGGGATGCGATCGAGATCGGTGACCGCATCGTCACCATCGGCGGTTTCGCATGA
- a CDS encoding PP2C family protein-serine/threonine phosphatase has protein sequence MTAPLTVVAGSSTHTGRRRALNEDSSLACAPVFVVADGMGGHEAGERASAAVTTAFAALIGREALGLDDVRQALARARGAVDALVTTTSSRAGTTLSGVVISSVDGLGYWLALNIGDSRTYRFAGGELEQITVDHSVIQELIDAGELTAETAMHDTRRNVITRAIGGGSSGDADFWLFPADAGDRMLVCSDGLTAEVPDARIREVLAQERDPQRAAAVLTAEAVEAGGRDNITVIVVDATAVAARPGAVVLSDEVDEATRPREVLNGGAR, from the coding sequence ATGACCGCACCGCTGACGGTGGTCGCCGGTTCATCCACGCATACCGGCCGACGTCGAGCGCTCAACGAGGACTCCTCTCTGGCGTGCGCGCCGGTCTTCGTCGTCGCCGACGGCATGGGCGGACACGAGGCGGGTGAGCGTGCCAGCGCCGCAGTCACGACAGCGTTCGCTGCGCTGATCGGGCGCGAGGCGCTAGGTCTCGACGACGTACGTCAGGCGCTCGCGCGTGCCCGCGGGGCGGTCGATGCCCTCGTCACGACGACGTCCTCCCGCGCGGGTACGACGCTCAGCGGTGTGGTGATCTCGTCGGTCGACGGTCTCGGCTACTGGCTGGCGTTGAACATCGGTGATTCGCGCACGTACCGGTTCGCCGGTGGTGAGCTGGAGCAGATCACGGTCGATCATTCGGTGATCCAAGAGCTCATCGATGCCGGCGAGTTGACGGCCGAGACGGCCATGCACGACACCCGGCGCAACGTCATCACCCGCGCGATCGGGGGCGGTAGCAGCGGAGACGCCGACTTCTGGCTGTTCCCGGCCGATGCGGGTGATCGGATGCTGGTGTGCTCGGACGGTCTCACCGCCGAGGTGCCCGATGCACGCATCCGCGAGGTGCTCGCGCAGGAGCGCGACCCGCAGCGCGCGGCGGCCGTGCTCACGGCCGAGGCAGTCGAGGCGGGCGGACGCGACAACATCACGGTCATCGTCGTCGACGCGACGGCGGTGGCCGCACGACCGGGGGCGGTCGTGCTGTCGGATGAGGTGGATGAAGCCACTCGTCCGCGTGAAGTTCTGAACGGAGGGGCTCGATGA
- a CDS encoding FHA domain-containing protein — protein MTHFSYRSGTWQVVVEDGGVVAVPGDVAIDRVVRLTRMLQQGTPALTDVIDVLAAGSIASLGSFAIALTPGGSVRFAVRGSVSVSIEAETGTESVSGADVSTWSERFVVDPKGFALTLEEARGHTALPIRSGVVLAASITTGQDAPAESVVATADATGATSAPASDVVALPPAPVVAADGAYAQHTLIPAEYTFGSETEALLGADAADEPAADEPATEDAPAAPVPAVDAAPVPEALSDSALEQTIHKAPTPPPPPAHVVDSTPPAPGVASPPPAPPVAPPPAPPAPAASAPFPTIAPPLPPAPPAPSAPVGLGDHDGATISLAEARRLRAEGSLAPADPEAPTEMIPTVDEPAAAHGTARLSTGQVVELDRTVIIGRRPRTTRASGESMPHLVAVDSPQQDISRSHLEIRPEGDSVVVIDLRTTNGSTLIRPGTDPVRLHPGEPTLVLGGDVVDLGDGVTVTFEGLA, from the coding sequence ATGACTCATTTCTCATATCGATCCGGTACCTGGCAGGTCGTCGTGGAGGACGGCGGCGTGGTCGCCGTCCCGGGCGACGTCGCGATCGATCGCGTCGTGCGCCTGACGCGGATGCTGCAGCAGGGCACCCCGGCGCTGACCGACGTCATCGATGTGCTCGCTGCCGGCTCCATCGCCTCGCTGGGCTCGTTCGCCATCGCGCTCACACCGGGAGGTTCCGTGCGGTTCGCCGTGCGCGGCTCTGTCTCGGTGAGCATCGAGGCAGAGACGGGCACCGAGAGTGTCTCGGGTGCGGATGTCAGCACCTGGAGCGAGCGTTTCGTCGTCGACCCGAAGGGGTTCGCTCTGACGCTGGAAGAGGCGCGCGGCCACACGGCGCTGCCGATCCGCTCCGGAGTGGTGCTCGCCGCGTCCATCACGACGGGGCAGGACGCCCCCGCAGAATCCGTCGTTGCCACGGCGGATGCCACGGGCGCAACATCCGCGCCGGCATCCGACGTTGTGGCCTTACCCCCGGCGCCGGTCGTCGCCGCCGACGGCGCGTACGCGCAGCACACCCTGATCCCGGCGGAGTACACCTTCGGCTCGGAGACCGAAGCGCTTCTCGGGGCGGATGCCGCAGACGAACCCGCCGCTGATGAGCCCGCCACCGAGGATGCGCCGGCCGCGCCCGTGCCGGCGGTCGATGCGGCTCCCGTGCCGGAGGCACTGTCGGATTCGGCGCTCGAGCAGACGATCCACAAGGCACCGACGCCCCCGCCGCCTCCGGCGCACGTTGTCGATTCGACGCCTCCGGCGCCCGGTGTCGCTTCGCCGCCTCCGGCGCCCCCTGTCGCTCCGCCTCCCGCGCCGCCCGCGCCCGCGGCATCCGCTCCGTTCCCGACCATCGCCCCGCCCCTGCCACCGGCACCGCCCGCGCCGTCCGCGCCGGTCGGTCTCGGCGACCACGACGGGGCGACGATCTCGCTCGCCGAGGCGCGTCGGCTGCGCGCCGAGGGGAGCCTTGCGCCCGCCGACCCCGAAGCGCCGACCGAGATGATCCCGACAGTTGACGAACCCGCGGCCGCACACGGGACGGCGCGGCTGTCCACCGGCCAGGTCGTCGAACTCGATCGCACCGTGATCATCGGGCGCCGTCCACGCACGACGCGTGCCAGCGGTGAGTCGATGCCGCACCTCGTCGCGGTCGACTCGCCGCAGCAGGACATCTCGCGCAGCCACCTCGAGATCCGCCCCGAGGGCGACTCGGTCGTCGTGATCGACCTGCGCACGACCAACGGGTCCACACTGATCCGGCCTGGAACCGACCCGGTGCGCCTGCACCCGGGTGAGCCCACCCTGGTGCTCGGCGGCGACGTCGTCGACCTCGGCGACGGCGTCACGGTCACCTTCGAGGGGCTTGCATGA
- a CDS encoding serine/threonine-protein kinase, which translates to MSRPPSVPPQLPGFTFVQPLGAGGFADVFLYEQQMPRRRVAVKVLLADRITTGAAQEFTDEANVMAMLSTHPAIVTIYQAGVAGDGRPYLVMEYCPRPNLQVRARKEPFSVAEALRVGIQVAGAVETAHRAGVLHRDIKPANILVTEYNRPALTDFGIASTAGAVTEAAGMSIPWSPPESFAEPPRSGPRTDVYALGATVYTLLAGRSPFERPGERNTSADLIERIERMAVPPLGRPDSPASLQAVLERAMAKKADDRYPSAVAFARALQKVQIELAHSVTPIDIVDEHHAGDDHEDDDDGLTRVREVTSIQPNAPGETRPSAATEPRYQPVPEAPRFDSPPAAVPLEQTQVRAPAPVAPEADDRTQLRAPAVVSPTGPAAPAASAERPAAHAADGAPAAAEPARPRRRGWIGWTAAAVAVVVLGVFLVFSDAITGALIPAPQPVASDEPQPQDVVSKIVPPVDDVQGTRSGDQVTFSWVNAEPQDGDTYIWQQVTLDGGESPMSTETTTVTLDGAHPARTCIEVTLVRSDARASQPVRGCVD; encoded by the coding sequence ATGAGCAGGCCGCCGTCCGTCCCGCCCCAGCTGCCGGGGTTCACGTTCGTCCAACCGCTGGGGGCCGGCGGCTTCGCCGATGTGTTCCTGTACGAGCAGCAGATGCCGCGCCGTCGCGTCGCGGTCAAGGTGCTGCTCGCCGACCGCATCACCACCGGCGCCGCGCAGGAGTTCACCGACGAGGCGAACGTGATGGCGATGCTGTCGACGCACCCCGCGATCGTCACCATCTACCAGGCGGGCGTTGCCGGCGACGGACGCCCGTACCTGGTGATGGAGTATTGCCCGCGTCCGAACCTGCAGGTGCGAGCACGCAAGGAGCCGTTCTCGGTGGCCGAGGCGCTGCGCGTCGGCATCCAAGTAGCGGGTGCGGTCGAGACCGCGCACCGCGCCGGCGTGCTGCACCGCGACATTAAGCCGGCGAACATCCTGGTCACCGAGTACAACCGGCCCGCGCTCACCGACTTCGGCATCGCCTCGACCGCCGGGGCCGTGACCGAGGCGGCCGGGATGTCCATTCCATGGTCGCCGCCCGAATCGTTCGCCGAGCCGCCGCGCAGCGGACCCCGCACCGACGTGTACGCGCTCGGCGCCACGGTCTACACGCTGCTGGCCGGGCGCTCGCCGTTCGAGCGGCCGGGGGAGCGCAACACCAGCGCCGATCTGATCGAGCGCATCGAGCGGATGGCGGTGCCGCCACTCGGACGCCCCGATTCCCCGGCCAGCCTGCAGGCCGTTCTCGAGCGCGCCATGGCGAAGAAGGCCGATGACCGCTATCCCAGCGCCGTCGCCTTCGCCCGCGCCCTGCAGAAGGTGCAGATCGAGCTCGCCCACTCGGTCACGCCGATCGACATCGTCGACGAGCACCACGCCGGTGACGACCACGAGGATGACGACGACGGACTCACGCGCGTACGCGAGGTCACGTCGATCCAGCCGAACGCCCCCGGCGAGACGCGCCCCTCGGCAGCCACCGAACCCCGCTATCAGCCCGTGCCCGAGGCGCCGCGCTTTGACAGTCCGCCCGCGGCGGTGCCCCTCGAGCAGACGCAGGTGCGCGCGCCCGCCCCCGTGGCGCCGGAAGCCGATGATCGTACGCAGTTGCGTGCGCCGGCCGTGGTGTCTCCGACGGGCCCGGCCGCTCCAGCGGCGTCTGCCGAACGGCCCGCGGCCCACGCCGCCGACGGGGCTCCCGCGGCGGCAGAACCGGCACGACCACGGCGACGCGGCTGGATCGGCTGGACCGCCGCGGCTGTGGCGGTCGTGGTACTCGGCGTCTTCCTGGTGTTCAGCGATGCCATCACCGGCGCGCTGATCCCCGCACCGCAGCCCGTGGCATCCGACGAACCGCAGCCGCAGGACGTCGTGTCGAAGATCGTCCCCCCGGTCGACGATGTGCAGGGCACGCGGTCGGGTGACCAGGTGACGTTCTCGTGGGTGAACGCCGAACCGCAGGACGGTGACACCTACATCTGGCAGCAGGTCACGCTCGACGGCGGTGAGTCGCCGATGAGTACCGAGACGACGACGGTGACGCTCGACGGCGCCCATCCCGCGCGCACGTGCATCGAGGTCACGCTGGTGCGCAGCGATGCCAGGGCATCGCAGCCTGTTCGGGGGTGCGTCGATTGA
- a CDS encoding RDD family protein, producing MIWEIDDGAKAIEGLDAYGRADPAYAAALGLRPAPGGRRALAALIEVCILLVLALPGVLAMAPVAVRVASGDADLERMLARAEFAWPITAMIISSVLVTIFVVVQLLLHGRKGVTVGKALCGIRTVNVRTLERPGFWRGAVVRYLVLSASFLIPLLGPLLVVAFSPLFDSERRGRGWLDQAAATWLVDTRQGLNPYDVKRMRIARKTLRTPEHSQKPALPSLATPVDRDAPSEYIPTGRFSGGVIGAHRTASAPRTGEAGAIPPGAPAPVSTDAVSAAPVLSDSGAGFAPAAPSGMVDAVPPPLASGQLLDSFASRASDAPAPAMPAAAPITPTAAPAAPPAPVPAPAPVPAPAPAPAPAVASPAEAASAASDPTPSGAVSAARAVLVLDTGVRVEVRGATLLGRGPAPVAGEGPVQLVPVPDDTLSVSKTHLAFLPARRGVLVVDRGSTNGSSLLRAGGEIPLTPGDPTPLQTGDIVRFGDRSLSVERA from the coding sequence GTGATCTGGGAGATCGACGACGGCGCGAAGGCCATCGAGGGGCTTGACGCGTACGGCCGCGCCGACCCCGCCTACGCCGCCGCGCTGGGGCTGCGCCCCGCGCCGGGCGGGCGCCGCGCCCTGGCCGCACTGATCGAGGTGTGCATTCTGCTGGTGCTGGCACTCCCCGGTGTGCTGGCGATGGCACCGGTCGCCGTGCGGGTGGCGTCGGGCGATGCCGACCTGGAGCGGATGCTGGCGCGGGCCGAGTTCGCATGGCCGATCACGGCGATGATCATCTCGAGCGTCCTGGTGACGATCTTCGTCGTGGTGCAGCTGTTGCTGCACGGCCGTAAGGGTGTCACGGTCGGCAAGGCTCTCTGCGGCATCCGCACGGTGAACGTGCGCACGCTGGAGCGCCCCGGGTTCTGGCGCGGCGCCGTCGTGCGGTACCTGGTGCTGAGCGCGTCGTTCCTGATCCCGCTGCTCGGACCTCTGCTCGTCGTAGCGTTCTCGCCGCTGTTCGACAGTGAGCGCCGCGGTCGCGGCTGGCTCGACCAGGCGGCGGCGACTTGGCTGGTCGACACCCGGCAGGGGCTGAACCCCTACGACGTCAAGCGCATGCGCATCGCCCGCAAGACGCTGAGGACCCCGGAGCACAGCCAGAAGCCCGCGCTGCCGTCGCTGGCGACACCGGTGGACCGCGATGCGCCGTCCGAGTACATCCCCACGGGACGATTCTCGGGCGGAGTGATCGGCGCGCACCGCACCGCCTCCGCCCCGCGGACGGGGGAGGCCGGTGCGATCCCGCCGGGCGCGCCGGCCCCTGTATCCACGGACGCTGTCTCCGCGGCCCCGGTCTTGTCGGATTCTGGGGCGGGCTTCGCACCCGCCGCACCGTCGGGGATGGTGGATGCTGTACCCCCGCCGCTCGCATCGGGGCAGCTTCTGGACTCGTTCGCCTCGCGGGCATCCGATGCGCCGGCACCGGCAATGCCTGCCGCTGCGCCGATTACACCGACCGCCGCGCCCGCTGCGCCACCCGCCCCGGTGCCGGCACCCGCCCCGGTGCCGGCACCCGCCCCGGCGCCGGCACCCGCCGTGGCCAGTCCTGCCGAGGCCGCGTCTGCAGCATCCGACCCCACGCCGAGCGGTGCGGTCAGCGCCGCCCGCGCCGTGCTCGTTCTCGACACCGGCGTACGCGTCGAGGTGCGCGGCGCGACACTGCTCGGTCGCGGCCCCGCACCGGTCGCGGGCGAGGGGCCGGTGCAACTTGTGCCGGTGCCCGACGACACGCTCTCGGTCTCCAAGACCCACCTGGCGTTCCTGCCCGCACGGCGGGGAGTGCTCGTCGTCGACCGAGGATCCACCAACGGCAGCAGCCTGCTGCGCGCCGGCGGCGAGATCCCGCTGACACCCGGAGACCCGACACCACTGCAGACCGGCGACATCGTGCGCTTCGGCGATCGCTCGCTGAGCGTCGAGCGCGCATGA